In Persicimonas caeni, a single window of DNA contains:
- a CDS encoding phosphotransferase family protein — MSLSESNRDLLPTARRLFGTLAGTLAGLGDAELRPLDRGLSADLFTVHPEPSAAPAAVVKLQRGFAGKVWAEAGALAFLADKEIPDVPRPLLAEPKHDPPALVLSWVGDAHAARVELDRLDEPALTEFAHAFGRWLAVLHHLEVPAGDVKMSSDPLALPDRLLTQAENALKRFERDFGEREPDLLDLLERGLRWLDAHAASLLPGDTPRRMIHRDLRAPNVLADADHRFCGVVDFEHAAAAHPAWDFAKLRWWWFDRLPALEAPFRQGYESKRAWPDRDVRRLFRIFEATTLVAYFWERHPVYPGQARLQLAAELDDEPRPRWR; from the coding sequence GTGAGCCTCTCCGAGAGCAACCGAGATCTGCTGCCGACGGCGCGTCGGTTGTTCGGCACGTTGGCCGGCACGTTAGCCGGCCTTGGCGACGCCGAGCTGCGCCCGCTCGACCGAGGGCTCTCGGCCGACCTGTTCACGGTCCACCCGGAGCCCAGCGCAGCACCCGCTGCCGTCGTCAAGTTGCAGCGCGGCTTCGCCGGCAAGGTCTGGGCCGAAGCCGGCGCCCTCGCCTTCCTCGCCGACAAAGAGATCCCCGACGTCCCGCGCCCCCTCCTCGCCGAGCCCAAACACGACCCGCCGGCGCTGGTCCTGTCGTGGGTCGGCGACGCGCACGCCGCCCGCGTCGAACTCGACCGGCTCGACGAGCCTGCGCTCACAGAGTTCGCCCACGCCTTCGGCCGCTGGCTCGCCGTGCTCCACCACCTCGAGGTCCCCGCCGGCGACGTCAAGATGTCCTCCGACCCCCTCGCCCTCCCCGACCGCCTGCTCACCCAGGCCGAAAACGCCCTGAAGCGCTTCGAACGCGACTTCGGCGAGCGAGAACCGGACCTTCTCGACCTGCTCGAACGCGGCCTGCGTTGGCTCGACGCCCACGCCGCCTCGCTGCTGCCGGGCGACACCCCGCGCCGCATGATCCACCGCGACCTGCGCGCGCCAAACGTGCTGGCCGACGCCGACCACCGATTCTGCGGCGTCGTCGACTTCGAGCACGCCGCCGCCGCCCACCCCGCCTGGGACTTCGCCAAGCTTCGCTGGTGGTGGTTCGACCGCCTGCCCGCCCTCGAAGCGCCCTTTCGCCAAGGCTACGAAAGCAAAAGAGCCTGGCCGGACCGTGACGTCCGCAGGCTCTTTCGCATCTTCGAGGCGACGACGCTGGTCGCCTATTTTTGGGAGCGCCACCCGGTCTACCCGGGCCAGGCACGCCTGCAACTTGCCGCCGAGCTCGACGACGAGCCGCGTCCGCGGTGGCGCTGA
- a CDS encoding DUF6261 family protein, producing MSEVVVSPHVAGYKLKPSSLLFIILDIIVQLDTLQTPNPRLKKRATDARELGRNARSLRFRWRNQDHSVSQGRSGARKTDAIIDNTLTSMDTSLGALARNDEAPDIQKKARALRKALFANGVRPVSGLTFEEQQQTVTEMLELLRDPFADHVAACGLTVLVDQLDRLNAKFSRQLDVRNRDQVEHSDVEAAEAQFTEAFNRVFVTILADYCEEPDILDKLLEQYADQQERAALYYERHGSMPDVDPNTGEPVDDDGGAPLDDADEPGVDVDTDVDPEPTEA from the coding sequence ATGTCGGAAGTCGTCGTCTCACCTCATGTCGCAGGCTACAAGCTCAAGCCGAGCAGCTTGCTGTTCATCATCCTCGATATCATCGTCCAACTCGACACGCTGCAGACGCCCAACCCGCGCCTGAAAAAGCGCGCGACCGACGCGCGCGAGCTCGGCCGCAACGCGCGCTCGCTGCGTTTCCGCTGGCGCAACCAAGACCATTCGGTCAGCCAGGGCCGAAGCGGCGCGCGCAAGACCGACGCCATCATCGACAACACCTTGACGAGCATGGACACCTCGCTGGGCGCGCTCGCCCGCAACGACGAGGCCCCGGACATCCAGAAGAAGGCCCGCGCCCTTCGCAAGGCCCTGTTTGCCAACGGGGTGCGCCCGGTCAGCGGGCTGACCTTCGAGGAGCAGCAACAAACGGTCACCGAGATGCTCGAGCTGCTGCGCGATCCGTTCGCCGACCACGTCGCCGCCTGCGGGCTGACGGTGCTCGTCGACCAGCTCGACCGGCTCAACGCCAAGTTCAGCCGCCAGCTCGACGTGCGCAACCGCGACCAGGTCGAGCACAGCGACGTCGAGGCTGCCGAAGCGCAGTTCACCGAGGCGTTCAACCGCGTTTTTGTGACCATCCTGGCCGACTACTGCGAAGAGCCCGACATCCTCGACAAGCTGCTCGAGCAGTACGCCGACCAGCAGGAGCGCGCGGCGCTGTACTACGAGCGCCATGGCAGCATGCCCGACGTCGACCCGAACACCGGCGAACCCGTCGACGATGACGGCGGCGCGCCGCTCGACGACGCCGACGAGCCGGGCGTAGATGTCGACACCGACGTCGATCCCGAGCCGACCGAGGCGTAA
- a CDS encoding DNA repair helicase XPB: protein MSYNPSNPLIVQSDRTVLLETANDKFEEARDALSVFAEIVKSPEHIHTYRISPLSLWNASALGYTPEQVKDQLTKYSKYEVPDNLIFDINDFMSRYGRIKLISDAGDHWLVSEDLTLLEEVVRQRRVEPFIDGDVRNGRVKVTKDQRGFIKHALIQVGYPVEDLAGYVEGDPLDIALRDTTLQGKDFGLRDYQREAVDAFWAGGTERGGSGTIVLPCGAGKTIVAIGTMDVVKEHTLVLTTNVTALRQWRDEIIDKTDIDPDMVGEYSGDNKEIKPLTITTYQILTYRKSKEDEFKHFGLFNESNWGLIVYDEVHLLPAPVFRAVANLQSRRRLGLTATLVREDGKEDEVFSLIGPKKYDVPWRVLEKKGFIATAQCKEIRVPFRDDDLRLTYALAEPREKYKLAATNPAKLQVIEDLLEEHTDDQVLIIGQYLDQLDDIQELTGAPIITGRTKQADRDVLYKKFRSGEVPVLVVSKVANFAVDLPDANVAIQVSGTFGSRQEEAQRLGRILRPKENGNEAHFYSVVTRDTTEQDYSNKRQLFLTEQGYRYHIETVE, encoded by the coding sequence ATGTCGTACAATCCGTCGAATCCGCTCATTGTCCAATCGGACCGGACCGTTTTGCTCGAGACGGCCAATGACAAGTTCGAGGAAGCGCGCGATGCGCTGTCCGTGTTCGCGGAGATCGTCAAATCCCCGGAGCATATACATACCTATCGTATCTCCCCGCTGTCGCTATGGAACGCCTCGGCGCTGGGTTATACGCCCGAACAAGTCAAAGATCAGCTGACCAAGTATAGCAAGTATGAGGTGCCGGATAACCTCATCTTCGACATCAACGACTTCATGTCGCGTTATGGGCGCATCAAGCTCATCTCCGACGCCGGCGATCACTGGTTGGTCTCCGAAGATCTGACGCTGCTCGAAGAAGTCGTGCGCCAGCGCCGCGTCGAGCCGTTTATCGACGGCGATGTGCGCAACGGACGCGTCAAGGTCACCAAGGACCAGCGCGGCTTCATCAAGCACGCGCTCATCCAGGTGGGCTACCCGGTCGAGGACTTGGCGGGCTACGTGGAGGGCGACCCGCTCGACATCGCGCTGCGCGACACGACCCTGCAGGGCAAAGACTTCGGCCTGCGCGACTACCAGCGCGAGGCGGTCGACGCCTTCTGGGCCGGCGGCACCGAGCGCGGCGGTAGCGGCACCATCGTGCTGCCCTGCGGCGCGGGCAAGACGATCGTGGCCATCGGCACCATGGACGTGGTCAAAGAGCACACGCTCGTGCTCACCACCAACGTCACCGCCCTTCGCCAGTGGCGAGACGAGATCATCGACAAGACCGATATCGATCCGGACATGGTCGGCGAGTACTCGGGCGACAACAAAGAGATCAAGCCGCTGACGATCACGACCTACCAGATCCTGACCTACCGCAAGAGCAAAGAAGACGAGTTCAAGCACTTCGGTCTGTTCAACGAGTCGAACTGGGGCCTGATTGTGTACGATGAGGTCCACCTGCTTCCGGCGCCCGTGTTCCGCGCGGTGGCCAACCTGCAGAGCCGGCGTCGCCTCGGTCTGACCGCCACGCTGGTGCGCGAGGACGGCAAAGAAGACGAGGTCTTCAGCCTCATCGGCCCCAAAAAGTACGACGTGCCGTGGCGCGTGCTCGAGAAGAAGGGCTTTATCGCGACCGCCCAGTGCAAAGAGATCCGCGTGCCCTTCCGCGACGACGACCTGCGCCTGACCTACGCGCTGGCCGAGCCGCGCGAGAAGTACAAGCTCGCCGCGACCAACCCGGCCAAGCTGCAGGTCATCGAAGATCTGCTCGAGGAGCACACCGACGACCAGGTGCTCATCATCGGCCAGTACCTCGACCAGCTCGACGACATCCAGGAGCTCACCGGCGCGCCCATCATCACCGGCCGCACCAAGCAGGCCGACCGCGACGTCCTGTACAAAAAGTTCAGGAGCGGCGAGGTCCCCGTGCTCGTGGTCAGCAAAGTCGCCAACTTCGCGGTCGACCTGCCCGACGCCAACGTGGCCATTCAGGTCTCGGGAACGTTCGGCAGCCGCCAAGAAGAGGCGCAGCGTCTGGGCCGCATCCTTCGGCCGAAGGAAAACGGCAACGAGGCGCACTTTTATAGCGTGGTCACCCGCGACACCACCGAGCAGGACTACTCGAATAAGCGCCAGCTCTTCTTGACCGAGCAGGGCTACCGCTATCACATCGAGACGGTCGAGTAG
- a CDS encoding ATP-grasp domain-containing protein, translating into MKLAILSRGRTLYSTRRLAEVGRKRKHDVRIIDPVKCTVSMGAGHLSTQRDGMNFEGYDCVIPRIGGGSSSWGLTLLRQIELQGIRVLNPAFGTMVAADKVQAMQELAAAGVPTPTTLQTKSTDDLPALIAQVNGPPVILKLLKGTQGVGVIKVDTVESAVSTLEALWSLREDVLIQEFVAESTGVDIRAFVVDGKVVGAMERTAREGEFRANVHRGGSTRKVDLDDEAREVALRAANALGLRVAGVDLLPSTRGPLVIEVNASPGLEGIEGATGRDIAKDIIKCVERLAD; encoded by the coding sequence ATGAAGCTCGCCATCTTGTCACGCGGCCGCACCCTCTACAGCACACGACGCCTGGCCGAAGTCGGCCGCAAGCGCAAACACGACGTGCGCATCATCGACCCGGTCAAATGCACCGTGTCGATGGGCGCCGGCCATCTGTCGACCCAGCGCGACGGGATGAACTTCGAGGGCTACGATTGCGTGATCCCACGCATCGGCGGCGGCTCGAGCAGCTGGGGGCTGACGCTCTTGCGCCAGATCGAATTGCAGGGCATTCGCGTGCTCAACCCGGCGTTTGGCACCATGGTCGCCGCCGACAAAGTCCAGGCGATGCAAGAACTCGCCGCTGCCGGCGTCCCCACCCCGACCACGCTGCAGACCAAGAGCACCGACGATCTGCCCGCGCTCATCGCGCAGGTCAACGGCCCGCCGGTCATCTTGAAGTTGTTGAAGGGAACCCAGGGCGTGGGCGTCATCAAGGTCGACACCGTCGAGTCGGCCGTCTCCACCCTCGAAGCGCTGTGGAGCCTGCGCGAAGACGTGCTCATCCAAGAATTCGTCGCCGAGAGCACCGGCGTCGATATCCGCGCCTTCGTCGTCGACGGCAAGGTCGTCGGCGCCATGGAGCGCACCGCCCGCGAGGGCGAGTTTCGCGCCAACGTCCACCGCGGCGGCTCGACCCGCAAAGTCGACCTCGACGACGAAGCACGCGAGGTTGCTCTGCGCGCCGCCAACGCCCTCGGCCTGCGCGTCGCCGGCGTCGACCTACTGCCGAGCACCCGCGGGCCCCTCGTCATCGAGGTCAACGCCTCGCCCGGCCTCGAAGGCATCGAGGGCGCCACGGGGCGCGACATCGCCAAAGACATCATCAAGTGTGTGGAGCGGCTGGCTGATTAG
- a CDS encoding serine/threonine-protein kinase → MGPDPTSTETPQASTSESLAAGDVLNERYRIVEELGSGGYGQVLAAEDLQEGRRVAIKILRADAGSRDPAAMARMRQEAEILEAIDHPNIVEIYDVDEADAGEFMVMELLEGHSIDALLETEGAADPERVRPLVKQLLDALSAAHRKQVLHRDLKPENIILVPAPDEPGGERAKLLDFGIAKASEILDDDPDEGITLVKTRGGGFVGTPRYCAPEIAVGDPAGPSADMFSLGLVMAEWLTGKPRIEAEKQNRVLSILIQPTPLDVSDCPQAWQPWLSRMIAKDPDQRYPSAQEALDAFEALVEGGGADVDLAKTERQKPISNDQAFGGQVFGDDDVSETAATQVREPLELADIDDEPTQDYEEAPAFEDHGSNNVAMSTVRFVMIAAISCGVVLLLLWLARLFLGAN, encoded by the coding sequence ATGGGCCCCGACCCAACTTCTACAGAGACGCCCCAAGCGTCGACGTCTGAGAGCCTGGCTGCCGGTGACGTGCTCAACGAGCGCTACCGCATCGTCGAAGAGCTCGGCAGCGGCGGCTACGGCCAGGTCCTCGCGGCCGAAGATCTACAGGAAGGTCGACGCGTGGCGATCAAGATTCTCCGCGCCGACGCCGGCAGTCGCGACCCGGCAGCCATGGCGCGCATGCGCCAAGAGGCCGAAATCCTCGAGGCCATCGACCATCCGAATATCGTCGAGATTTACGACGTCGACGAGGCCGACGCCGGCGAATTCATGGTCATGGAGCTTCTCGAGGGCCACTCGATCGACGCGTTGCTCGAGACGGAGGGCGCCGCGGATCCCGAGCGTGTACGCCCCTTGGTCAAGCAACTGCTCGACGCGCTCTCCGCGGCGCACCGAAAGCAGGTGCTCCACCGCGACCTCAAGCCCGAAAATATCATCTTGGTCCCCGCCCCCGACGAGCCCGGCGGCGAGCGCGCCAAGCTGCTCGACTTTGGCATCGCCAAGGCGAGCGAGATTCTCGACGACGACCCCGACGAGGGGATTACGCTCGTTAAGACCCGCGGCGGCGGGTTCGTGGGCACGCCCCGTTATTGCGCTCCCGAGATCGCGGTCGGGGATCCGGCTGGCCCCAGCGCCGACATGTTCAGCCTCGGGCTGGTCATGGCCGAGTGGCTCACAGGCAAACCGCGCATCGAAGCCGAAAAGCAAAACCGGGTGCTCTCCATCCTCATCCAGCCCACCCCGCTGGACGTCTCGGACTGCCCGCAGGCATGGCAACCATGGCTTTCTCGGATGATCGCCAAGGACCCCGACCAGCGCTACCCGAGCGCCCAGGAAGCCCTCGATGCCTTCGAGGCGCTCGTCGAGGGCGGCGGCGCCGACGTCGACCTCGCCAAGACCGAGCGCCAAAAGCCGATCAGCAACGATCAGGCCTTCGGCGGACAGGTCTTTGGCGACGACGACGTCTCCGAGACCGCCGCCACGCAAGTGCGCGAGCCGCTCGAACTCGCCGACATCGACGACGAGCCGACCCAAGACTACGAGGAAGCACCGGCATTCGAGGACCACGGCAGCAACAACGTCGCCATGTCGACCGTGCGCTTTGTGATGATCGCCGCCATCAGCTGCGGCGTCGTCCTGCTCCTCTTATGGCTCGCCCGCCTCTTTCTGGGCGCCAACTGA
- a CDS encoding response regulator — MSPTVLVADDSRTIRKVVEMALKAAPFEVVGVGSAREAMQAAERSPSVILLDYHMPDGSGYEVCRALKNNGNTAQIPVIMIGGNHREFSEEQARDAGADDVIMKPFKTDTLLNAIDSVADASAQPAQPAQPAQPAQPAQPAQPAQPAQPAQPAQPAPMANDATPAPPPISQPSSQPSAPSGPPSKPTSTPPQPAAESRPRIPVEDNSNPRHPSPQQQQSAGSQSRLRTGGSQPRMRTDSGSQPRMRTDSGSQPRMRTNDGGSQSRMRPDSGSQPRIPDAGSQPRIGGSQPRISTPDVNASTRAQEVSSSGATAAPSGPTSDSGVSNIGMSRAEIETMVKEEVKRSVKEQLPGLLRNIMGEVFQKKVLPKLLEHGEQRVDTIVQQRLGDQIREAVRVEIERLLAEE, encoded by the coding sequence ATGAGTCCGACGGTTCTGGTCGCCGATGACAGCCGAACAATCCGCAAAGTCGTCGAGATGGCGCTCAAAGCCGCTCCGTTCGAAGTTGTCGGTGTCGGAAGCGCGCGGGAGGCCATGCAGGCCGCCGAGCGTTCCCCCTCGGTGATTCTTCTCGATTACCATATGCCTGACGGCAGTGGGTACGAGGTGTGCCGGGCGCTCAAGAATAACGGCAACACCGCTCAAATCCCGGTCATCATGATCGGCGGCAATCACCGCGAGTTTAGCGAAGAGCAAGCTCGCGATGCCGGTGCGGACGACGTCATCATGAAGCCGTTCAAGACCGACACGCTCTTGAACGCAATCGACTCGGTGGCCGATGCCTCGGCTCAGCCTGCGCAACCGGCTCAGCCTGCGCAACCGGCTCAGCCTGCGCAACCGGCTCAGCCTGCGCAACCGGCTCAGCCGGCGCAACCGGCGCAACCGGCCCCGATGGCGAACGACGCTACGCCGGCGCCGCCGCCGATCAGCCAGCCCTCGTCGCAGCCGAGCGCGCCTTCGGGCCCGCCGTCGAAGCCGACGAGCACGCCGCCGCAGCCGGCCGCCGAGAGTCGGCCGCGCATTCCGGTCGAAGACAACAGCAACCCGCGCCATCCGTCGCCGCAACAGCAGCAGAGCGCCGGCAGCCAGTCCCGTCTTCGCACGGGTGGAAGCCAGCCGCGCATGCGCACCGACAGCGGTAGTCAGCCGCGCATGCGCACCGACAGCGGCAGTCAGCCGCGTATGCGCACCAACGACGGCGGAAGCCAGTCGCGCATGCGCCCGGACAGCGGCAGCCAGCCGCGCATTCCGGACGCCGGCAGCCAGCCGCGCATCGGCGGAAGCCAGCCGCGCATCTCGACGCCCGACGTCAACGCCTCGACCCGCGCTCAGGAAGTCTCGAGCAGCGGCGCCACCGCCGCCCCCTCCGGGCCGACCAGCGATTCGGGCGTGTCGAATATCGGTATGAGCCGCGCCGAGATCGAGACGATGGTCAAAGAAGAGGTCAAGCGCTCGGTCAAAGAGCAGCTTCCCGGCCTGCTTCGCAACATCATGGGCGAGGTCTTCCAGAAGAAGGTCCTCCCCAAGCTTCTCGAACACGGCGAGCAGCGCGTCGACACGATTGTCCAGCAGCGCCTGGGCGATCAGATCCGCGAGGCAGTACGCGTAGAGATCGAGCGGCTTTTGGCCGAGGAGTAA
- a CDS encoding GFA family protein, with protein MTLQTYEGGCHCGRIRFEIDVDLGAAEILDCNCSICTKKGFLHLIVPPEHFRLLQGDDAISEYRFGTKQAVHKFCRTCGVHPFYTPRSHPDDVDVNVRALEGVEIGELEITPFDGRNWEDNVEGIR; from the coding sequence ATGACTCTACAAACCTACGAGGGCGGCTGTCACTGCGGTCGCATTCGCTTCGAAATCGACGTCGACCTCGGCGCGGCCGAGATCCTCGACTGCAACTGCTCCATTTGCACCAAAAAGGGCTTCTTACACCTGATCGTCCCGCCCGAGCACTTTCGGCTGCTCCAGGGCGACGATGCGATCAGCGAATACCGTTTCGGAACGAAGCAGGCGGTCCATAAATTCTGCCGGACCTGCGGCGTCCATCCTTTCTATACGCCGCGCAGCCATCCGGACGACGTCGACGTGAACGTGCGGGCGTTGGAGGGCGTGGAGATCGGCGAGCTCGAGATCACGCCGTTCGACGGGCGCAATTGGGAGGATAATGTGGAGGGGATTCGGTAG